A single genomic interval of uncultured Sphaerochaeta sp. harbors:
- a CDS encoding class I SAM-dependent methyltransferase yields MHKTQDCPLCHYPAIPLIQTGPSSYAHCPICKGISMDRDQLLGPKEEWDFYLGHNNDVHDPRYQNFVRPLVDLIESRQNPSHKGLDFGAGSGPVISHMLAERGYSMYLYDPFFHPDLSVLEAQYRFIVACEVIEHFHTPKTAFCQLLGLLEPRGTLYCRTTLIPDQIGFDRWHYKNDATHVFFYHEETIAWIAKNILSCDYTIIDRNLMFFSRS; encoded by the coding sequence ATGCACAAAACCCAAGATTGTCCCCTTTGCCACTATCCAGCAATTCCCTTGATACAGACTGGCCCGTCGTCCTATGCCCATTGCCCCATTTGTAAGGGTATATCCATGGACCGGGACCAGTTACTTGGTCCAAAAGAGGAGTGGGATTTCTATCTTGGGCATAACAATGATGTGCATGATCCCCGATATCAGAATTTTGTACGGCCTTTGGTGGATCTGATCGAATCAAGACAGAACCCTTCCCATAAAGGACTGGATTTTGGAGCCGGAAGTGGGCCTGTTATCTCTCACATGCTTGCAGAACGTGGGTACAGTATGTATCTCTACGATCCGTTTTTCCACCCCGATCTATCTGTCTTGGAAGCGCAGTATCGTTTCATTGTTGCCTGTGAGGTAATTGAGCACTTCCATACTCCCAAGACAGCATTTTGCCAACTCTTAGGATTGTTGGAACCAAGAGGAACCTTGTATTGTAGAACGACGTTGATTCCCGACCAAATCGGGTTCGATCGCTGGCATTACAAGAATGATGCCACCCACGTATTTTTCTACCATGAAGAAACGATTGCCTGGATAGCGAAAAACATCCTCTCCTGTGACTATACGATCATTGACCGTAATCTCATGTTCTTTTCGCGTTCATAA
- the rnr gene encoding ribonuclease R, with translation MPKKTDTNNNVKRTKKSTRTQKTKGKVIKGTLSVHAKGFGFVLVKKGTDIFIPLEHMLNAMDGDYVSVEIVKKVPKKNPEGRILKILTLQNNEIIGVFKSSKEGGSVIPSDERYNNPIIIPKNSLSSPKVGRKPKNGEFVVIMRTGWNENDHTVTGKIIDILGKPENKEMDLLLVARNNDLTIPFPPQVNKALTGLPEFDLQKELRIREDFRSVPCFTIDPESAKDFDDAISLVQLDNGRFELGVHIADVSHYVLEGSAIDKEAYERGTSVYFVNNVIPMLPERLSNDLCSLKPNTDRLAFSVIMEIDSRGIVQKYRIRETVIRSAVRFTYEEVEAIIEGKKHSHAKTIHLMQMLSLILRRSREEMGSIDFDISEAAISLDEQGVPYSIRPRERIESNRLIEEFMLVANRIVASHIAKKSTKRNPKPFVYRVHEKPDKESIQSFLDLLERLGLKYQLDKEVQSDDYRKILDIIENLDYKYFIEKVALRSMTKAYYSTKNEGHFGLAFDAYTHFTSPIRRYSDLVVHRLLKYYASKEKDKKGATKGEAVTLSKKLDSICTHCSEREIRATQAEREFIKIKSMEFLSSKVGETYEGIISGMASFGMFVELSHYVIEGLVHVSELKDDHYDFDKEEFTLTGRKTGKVYRMGDSVTIKIKSVSKEEKRADFLLV, from the coding sequence GTGCCCAAGAAGACTGACACAAATAACAACGTGAAACGAACCAAGAAATCCACACGAACACAAAAAACAAAGGGTAAAGTGATAAAGGGTACCCTTTCTGTCCACGCAAAGGGATTCGGTTTCGTGCTCGTAAAGAAAGGAACTGACATCTTCATCCCTTTGGAACATATGCTGAATGCCATGGATGGAGACTATGTCTCAGTTGAGATTGTAAAAAAAGTACCTAAAAAGAATCCAGAAGGAAGAATTCTCAAGATCCTCACCTTGCAGAACAACGAGATAATCGGTGTCTTTAAAAGCAGTAAGGAAGGAGGATCGGTCATCCCGAGCGATGAGCGATACAACAATCCTATCATCATTCCAAAGAACTCCTTATCTTCGCCTAAGGTGGGGAGAAAACCAAAGAATGGTGAGTTTGTCGTGATCATGAGAACAGGTTGGAACGAGAATGACCATACCGTAACAGGGAAGATCATCGATATCTTGGGGAAGCCAGAGAACAAGGAGATGGACCTCCTCTTGGTTGCTCGGAACAACGACCTGACAATTCCATTCCCCCCTCAAGTGAATAAGGCACTGACAGGGCTACCTGAGTTTGATCTGCAAAAAGAGCTGAGGATTCGCGAAGACTTCCGTTCAGTCCCCTGTTTCACCATCGACCCGGAATCTGCAAAGGATTTTGATGATGCCATCTCCCTTGTCCAATTGGATAACGGCCGTTTTGAGCTGGGGGTGCATATTGCAGATGTGTCCCATTATGTACTTGAGGGATCGGCAATTGACAAGGAAGCATATGAACGGGGAACCTCCGTCTATTTCGTCAATAACGTAATACCAATGCTTCCTGAGCGGCTGTCCAATGATCTTTGCAGCCTCAAGCCAAACACTGATCGCCTTGCGTTCTCCGTGATCATGGAAATCGATTCCCGCGGTATTGTGCAGAAATATAGGATCAGGGAAACCGTTATCAGGAGTGCTGTCCGATTTACCTATGAAGAGGTTGAAGCAATCATTGAAGGAAAGAAGCATTCACATGCAAAGACCATTCATCTTATGCAGATGCTCTCCCTTATCCTTCGTAGGTCGAGGGAAGAGATGGGCTCTATCGATTTCGACATCTCTGAAGCGGCAATCTCTCTTGATGAACAGGGAGTTCCCTATTCGATCAGGCCACGCGAGAGAATTGAATCAAATCGGTTGATAGAGGAGTTTATGCTTGTTGCAAACCGTATTGTTGCCAGTCATATTGCCAAAAAATCTACTAAAAGGAATCCTAAGCCATTTGTCTATCGAGTACATGAAAAGCCGGACAAGGAGTCAATACAAAGCTTCCTTGACCTCCTTGAACGGTTGGGACTGAAATATCAACTCGACAAGGAAGTGCAATCGGATGATTACAGGAAAATCCTCGACATCATAGAAAACCTTGACTACAAGTACTTTATAGAGAAAGTTGCCCTCAGATCCATGACAAAAGCCTACTACAGCACAAAAAATGAAGGGCACTTTGGTTTGGCTTTTGACGCCTACACCCACTTCACATCCCCTATAAGAAGGTACTCCGATTTGGTGGTACATCGTTTGTTGAAATACTATGCGAGCAAGGAAAAAGACAAGAAGGGAGCAACGAAAGGTGAAGCTGTGACCTTGTCCAAGAAGCTGGATTCCATCTGTACGCACTGTTCAGAGCGGGAGATTCGCGCAACCCAGGCTGAACGTGAATTCATCAAGATCAAATCGATGGAGTTCCTCTCCTCAAAGGTAGGAGAGACGTACGAGGGAATCATCTCTGGTATGGCAAGCTTTGGAATGTTTGTAGAGCTCTCACACTATGTTATAGAGGGATTGGTGCATGTCTCAGAGCTCAAAGATGACCACTATGATTTCGATAAAGAGGAGTTCACCCTCACCGGGCGCAAGACTGGAAAGGTCTACCGAATGGGGGACTCGGTTACCATCAAGATAAAAAGTGTGTCCAA